AAAGAATGATTTTGAAAAGTAAACAGTTAATACAAAGAAAGCGATACGTCTTTATTGCACATAGACTATTAATTaaggtaaaagtaaaaaaaaaatcagcatTTTCTTCACCAAATGTACAGAGGACAAACTAAAAAAGGCactaatcttatttttatatagtataacgttcaaaaagaaaaaaaattgtttgcatTTATACCACACGCTGAGCACTGGTGCTAAACCAACGTTTCACGTAATCTTCAGGCTTTTTTAAGTCGACTGTTTTACCAAATTGCTGCAGAATAGCAGCTGtaagaaaacatatatatcacTATTCAACAAACTTGTCGTTTTTGAAATACAACAATAAAGTGTTATTCAAGAAGGTACACCCACGGTCTTACATATGTAAGACCGTGGGTACACCACtgcagatattaaaatatctgtttcattttattattaaaaacacacAGCTTTTCACTTGTATTAACAATATAGAAAAGTGGTGACCATCttctacttaatttttataatattttataatatttatcataaagaaattaatccaAATTGAtgcagaaaaaaatgataacaatttttaattgatttaaagaaaaattaaattacagaatctattttaataattaatttaaaagattataaagaatattgtaaTTAGTTAATGTAGAATAAAcagttacaaataatttagtCAACACATTTTCaacaagtaaattatttacctTGTATAGCCTCATACGTTTTACTCTTGTTGAAAGCTATTTTGGTTTTCTGAGTACCTCCCCAACTAATAGATCTGGGAAAGGAATTCGTGATCACTTTTGGGAGTACAGACTGCAGAGCAGCAACTTCTGAATctttgtttttcatttttgccGCAAAGACATCTACCTGTACAAttgtaatttcataaataaaattacattagaaatattattttaatcttattgaTACAGTAACAGGGCGCAAACggaaaaacataattttggGGAACTAAAAATCAAGCAGACTGCTAAGATATATTTACCACGTATGTAAATGCATCGTCATCTGCGAGAATTTCTTCCAGTTTTTCCCACTCCTCTTCTGTACGTAGAGGAAATGCTGGGATTCCGCGTGGTcgcttcaattttatttcttctggaaaaagtttttttatgataCGGTCTAACTTATGTTCCAAGTTGTCGAGCTTGATGCGTTCTTCTTCTTGAATTTTGACAATATTGTCAAGAACGTCCCACATCCATATGATATCTGTGCTTCCTGGAAATAATAGGAAATGCAgtttatttaatcgatttcATTCTCATCTTAAATTGACAtggaaatgaagaaaaaagtaCTTACTGTCATTTCCTTTTCCCTTCTTGCGGGAGAAGTCGCCAGAGccttatcaaaaatatatcgtgtatagttaaaaacaaattaaatagttaggaaacaaaataaaacattattctcACCTCTCAAGAACGATTTTACGGTATTTCTCTTTACTGAGTTATCCCTATTAGCAAGGTCTTGCTGTGCAGACCTGTGTTCCGTCAAGTTCTGCATATCATTGCTATCACTAAGTTCATTATTGCTTTGGAAAATTTCACTTCGGTCCCTTTCACCTCCCAGCTCATGCAGTGAAGAGGAAATTTTAGACTCTGTTGA
The Temnothorax longispinosus isolate EJ_2023e chromosome 7, Tlon_JGU_v1, whole genome shotgun sequence DNA segment above includes these coding regions:
- the LOC139815838 gene encoding uncharacterized protein, with product MTSDSEMLPATQTSTESKISSSLHELGGERDRSEIFQSNNELSDSNDMQNLTEHRSAQQDLANRDNSVKRNTVKSFLRGSGDFSRKKGKGNDRSTDIIWMWDVLDNIVKIQEEERIKLDNLEHKLDRIIKKLFPEEIKLKRPRGIPAFPLRTEEEWEKLEEILADDDAFTYVVDVFAAKMKNKDSEVAALQSVLPKVITNSFPRSISWGGTQKTKIAFNKSKTYEAIQAAILQQFGKTVDLKKPEDYVKRWFSTSAQRVV